A single Gemmatimonadales bacterium DNA region contains:
- a CDS encoding NYN domain-containing protein, producing MTFPPPRQASKQPPAHAPNAALMIDFDNVTMGIRSDLQVELRKLMNSDIIRGKVAVQRAYADWRRYPQYIVPLSEASIDLIFAPAFGSNKKNATDIRLAIDAVELVFTRPEIGTIILLSGDSDFSSLVIKLKEYGKYVIGVGIRESASDLLIQNCDEYYSYNELAGLAREGESEGKRRDPWELVVDAVLEMKKRSDVMRSDRLKQVMQELDPSFDEKNVGMSRFSKFVDEAKRRGLLTATKLENGQYEIDLGASAPGGERALPPIPGGADERRGQERAEHERAAGGGRSRRGRRGGRGAAAEPAPEAPAGAAAGTPLSLAEAFELLKRALREVGAFAPTTVNEDIVRERMTAMHGGGQDPLFHRPRFGRLLRQAHDAEIVDLSKDERGFEVALRAEAASAPAEEAAPQVPAGRGGRRGRGRGRGAPAAAEPPAESAAPPATTAPAPPAASAPAGHTRGIRYRRGSVRAPAPAAGVPLVGVVEIEAAEPAEPAESKTRARRRLRGGAGRRPSGRSRTRKKPEEPSSES from the coding sequence ATGACCTTTCCGCCACCGCGCCAGGCGAGCAAGCAGCCGCCGGCGCATGCGCCGAACGCCGCACTGATGATCGACTTCGACAACGTGACGATGGGCATCCGCTCCGACCTCCAGGTCGAGCTGCGCAAGCTCATGAACTCGGACATCATCCGGGGGAAGGTGGCGGTCCAGCGTGCCTACGCCGACTGGCGCCGCTACCCGCAGTACATCGTCCCGCTGTCGGAAGCGTCCATCGACCTCATCTTCGCGCCGGCCTTCGGCTCCAACAAGAAGAACGCCACCGACATCCGGCTGGCCATCGACGCCGTGGAGCTGGTCTTCACGCGGCCCGAGATCGGGACCATCATCCTCCTCTCGGGCGACTCCGACTTCTCCTCGCTGGTGATCAAGCTGAAGGAGTACGGCAAGTACGTGATCGGGGTGGGGATCCGCGAGTCGGCCTCCGACCTGCTGATCCAGAACTGCGACGAGTACTACTCGTACAACGAGCTCGCGGGCCTGGCGCGCGAAGGCGAGAGCGAGGGCAAGCGGCGCGACCCGTGGGAGCTGGTGGTGGACGCCGTGCTCGAGATGAAGAAGCGCAGCGACGTGATGCGCTCGGACCGGCTGAAGCAGGTGATGCAGGAGCTGGACCCGTCGTTCGACGAGAAGAACGTGGGGATGAGCCGGTTCTCGAAGTTCGTGGACGAGGCCAAGCGCCGCGGCCTGCTCACCGCCACCAAGCTCGAGAACGGGCAGTACGAGATCGACCTGGGCGCGTCGGCGCCGGGCGGCGAGCGGGCGCTGCCCCCGATCCCCGGGGGAGCCGACGAGCGCCGCGGGCAGGAGCGCGCCGAGCACGAGCGGGCGGCGGGCGGCGGGCGTTCGCGGCGCGGCCGTCGCGGCGGCAGGGGAGCCGCGGCCGAGCCGGCACCCGAGGCGCCGGCGGGGGCCGCGGCCGGTACGCCGCTCTCCCTCGCGGAGGCGTTCGAGCTGTTGAAGCGGGCGCTGCGCGAGGTCGGAGCGTTCGCGCCGACCACGGTGAACGAGGACATCGTGCGCGAGCGGATGACGGCGATGCACGGTGGTGGCCAGGATCCGCTGTTTCATCGCCCCCGGTTCGGGCGTCTGCTGCGGCAGGCGCACGACGCGGAGATCGTGGACCTGTCGAAGGACGAGCGCGGCTTCGAGGTCGCCTTGCGGGCGGAGGCGGCGTCGGCGCCGGCCGAAGAGGCGGCGCCTCAGGTGCCGGCCGGCCGCGGCGGGCGACGCGGCCGTGGGAGGGGGCGCGGTGCGCCCGCGGCGGCCGAGCCGCCGGCGGAGAGTGCCGCGCCGCCGGCGACCACCGCTCCGGCGCCGCCGGCCGCGTCCGCTCCGGCCGGGCACACGCGCGGGATCCGGTATCGCCGCGGGTCGGTGCGGGCACCGGCGCCGGCCGCCGGCGTGCCGCTGGTGGGCGTGGTGGAGATCGAGGCGGCCGAGCCGGCCGAGCCGGCGGAGTCGAAGACCCGGGCACGCCGCCGGCTCCGGGGCGGCGCCGGTCGCCGACCGAGCGGGCGGAGCCGGACCAGGAAGAAGCCCGAGGAGCCCTCCTCGGAGTCGTGA
- a CDS encoding FHA domain-containing protein, giving the protein MILHHEQRNRDLAVDGPSARLGRDPTLELSFDPDDDVVSAVHARVWRDADGSWWLEDLGSTNGTWLNGRRMAAAEPLRSGDRFTLGQRGPALRATVPGEPVRTRVERAADAAPPVLKLRRVAGGEDLVALGAEILLGRAATCTIPLRTVADTVVSKRHATVAFDEAGAATVTDLHSRNGTYVNGQRVRGPAMLKLGDRIMLGWHGPLFEVRVLGTTTLPEGQGAEYRPQLQPAKTLGGIVQAARGEAGTAHSARAAVFARSLARQLARESSAALKVATAVVVAALVLAVLLVYRSASRERAEADERLASAERAFAAQLQAASESQLRADSVIMRLRHDLQVARSSSVPRAVVESLEAQLSGAEQRAGGALGPTTVADFSRVSEENQAAVGMVIARYPFDSVMGSGFVITPSGYLLTNGHVVRDSSRGRPRAIEVVMADTRTPLLADVVATSDVPDQDIAVVKIRGYHGAVVRAVDWAGRGVRQGAAAALIGFPRGTQLAFDPNGFVRTTMFAGVIAKATSEWIQFAGSTDAGSSGSPVFDAAGAVIGIHYGAFAAPGGESGSLPLGFAIPIGRARRWLPPEAKAELGL; this is encoded by the coding sequence GTGATCCTCCACCACGAGCAGCGCAACCGCGACCTGGCGGTGGACGGCCCCTCCGCGCGACTCGGCCGCGACCCGACCCTGGAGCTCAGCTTCGATCCCGACGACGACGTCGTCAGCGCGGTCCACGCCCGCGTGTGGCGCGACGCGGACGGGTCGTGGTGGCTGGAAGACCTGGGCAGCACCAACGGCACCTGGCTCAACGGCCGGCGGATGGCCGCGGCCGAACCGCTGCGCTCCGGGGACCGGTTCACGCTCGGGCAGCGCGGGCCGGCGCTGCGCGCGACCGTGCCGGGCGAGCCCGTGCGCACCCGGGTCGAGCGCGCGGCGGACGCGGCGCCGCCCGTTCTCAAGCTGCGCCGGGTCGCGGGCGGGGAAGACCTCGTGGCCCTGGGCGCCGAGATCCTGCTCGGCCGCGCCGCCACCTGCACCATCCCGCTCCGGACCGTGGCCGACACGGTGGTCTCGAAGCGGCACGCGACGGTCGCGTTCGACGAGGCCGGGGCCGCGACGGTCACCGACCTCCACAGCCGCAACGGGACCTACGTCAACGGGCAGCGGGTCCGCGGGCCGGCGATGCTGAAGCTGGGCGACCGCATCATGCTCGGCTGGCACGGCCCGCTGTTCGAGGTGCGCGTCCTCGGCACCACCACCCTCCCGGAGGGGCAGGGCGCCGAATACCGGCCGCAGCTGCAGCCGGCCAAGACGCTGGGGGGCATCGTCCAGGCGGCCCGCGGCGAGGCCGGGACGGCGCACAGCGCGCGGGCGGCGGTGTTCGCCCGCTCGCTCGCCCGGCAGCTGGCCCGGGAATCGTCGGCCGCGCTCAAGGTGGCGACCGCCGTCGTCGTCGCCGCGCTGGTGCTTGCGGTGCTGCTGGTCTACCGCTCGGCGTCGCGGGAGCGCGCCGAGGCGGATGAGCGGCTCGCCAGCGCCGAGCGGGCGTTCGCCGCCCAGCTGCAGGCGGCGAGCGAGTCGCAGCTGCGCGCCGACTCGGTCATCATGCGGCTCCGGCACGATCTCCAGGTCGCCCGGAGCTCGAGCGTCCCGCGCGCCGTCGTCGAGAGCCTTGAGGCCCAGCTGAGCGGCGCGGAGCAGCGCGCCGGCGGCGCGCTCGGCCCGACCACCGTGGCGGACTTCTCGCGGGTCTCGGAGGAGAACCAGGCCGCGGTGGGCATGGTGATCGCCCGCTATCCGTTCGACTCGGTGATGGGCAGCGGCTTCGTGATCACGCCCTCGGGCTACCTGCTGACCAACGGACACGTGGTGCGGGACTCGAGCCGGGGTCGGCCGCGGGCCATCGAGGTCGTGATGGCGGACACCCGGACGCCGCTCCTGGCGGACGTCGTCGCCACCAGCGACGTGCCCGATCAGGACATCGCCGTGGTGAAGATCAGGGGGTACCACGGGGCGGTGGTCCGCGCCGTCGATTGGGCGGGTCGCGGCGTGCGCCAGGGCGCGGCCGCGGCGCTGATCGGCTTCCCGCGCGGCACGCAACTGGCCTTCGATCCCAACGGTTTCGTCCGGACCACGATGTTCGCGGGCGTCATCGCCAAGGCCACCAGCGAGTGGATCCAGTTCGCCGGCTCCACCGACGCCGGCTCGTCCGGCAGTCCGGTGTTCGACGCCGCGGGCGCCGTCATCGGCATCCACTACGGCGCCTTCGCGGCGCCCGGCGGCGAGAGTGGCTCGCTCCCGCTCGGCTTCGCCATCCCCATCGGGCGGGCACGACGCTGGCTGCCCCCCGAAGCCAAGGCGGAGCTGGGCCTGTGA
- the tdh gene encoding L-threonine 3-dehydrogenase → MKAIVKAAAGPGLVVRDVPKPTCGPSDILIRVHHAGVCGTDLHIYDWNPWAQGRCKPPFTVGHEFAGEIVEVGSDVHDDFKKGQLVTAEGHIICGHCLQCRTGNGHVCKRTSIIGVDRNGCFAEYIVMPSSNVMLLDGIPTEIGGIMDPMGNAFHTVLSTEVSGSVVLILGCGPIGCFAVGIAKAAGAAAVIAVDVNPKRLELARKMGATRVLNPKTDDVEAAVLELSKGDGADLVCEMSGAPSALHTGFKVVRYGGRVHLLGIPDGDVPIDFANEIVFKGITIYGVIGRKMYETWHLMQRFLRSGQFDPRPTITHRFPLEKIDEAIAAIRSGDAGKVILDIG, encoded by the coding sequence ATGAAAGCGATCGTCAAGGCGGCCGCCGGGCCGGGTCTCGTCGTTCGCGATGTCCCGAAGCCGACCTGCGGACCGTCGGACATCCTGATCCGCGTGCACCACGCCGGTGTCTGCGGCACCGACCTCCACATCTACGACTGGAATCCGTGGGCCCAGGGCCGCTGCAAGCCGCCGTTCACGGTCGGGCACGAGTTCGCGGGCGAGATCGTCGAGGTCGGCAGCGACGTGCACGACGATTTCAAGAAGGGCCAGCTGGTCACGGCGGAAGGCCACATCATCTGCGGCCACTGCCTGCAGTGCCGGACCGGCAACGGCCACGTGTGCAAGCGCACCTCGATCATCGGCGTGGACCGCAACGGGTGCTTCGCCGAGTACATCGTCATGCCTTCGAGCAACGTGATGCTCCTGGACGGCATCCCCACCGAAATCGGCGGCATCATGGACCCGATGGGGAACGCGTTCCACACCGTGCTGAGCACCGAGGTGTCGGGCAGCGTCGTGCTGATCCTGGGCTGCGGCCCGATCGGCTGCTTCGCGGTCGGCATCGCGAAGGCCGCCGGCGCCGCCGCCGTGATCGCGGTGGACGTGAATCCGAAGCGGCTCGAGCTGGCGCGGAAGATGGGCGCGACCCGGGTGCTGAACCCGAAGACCGACGACGTGGAGGCCGCGGTGCTCGAGCTGTCGAAGGGCGACGGCGCCGACCTGGTGTGCGAGATGTCGGGCGCGCCGAGCGCGCTGCACACCGGCTTCAAGGTGGTGCGCTACGGCGGGCGGGTGCACCTGCTCGGCATCCCGGACGGCGACGTGCCGATCGACTTCGCCAACGAGATCGTGTTCAAGGGGATCACCATCTACGGCGTCATCGGCCGCAAGATGTACGAGACCTGGCATCTCATGCAGCGCTTCCTGCGCTCGGGGCAATTCGATCCCCGTCCGACCATCACCCATCGCTTCCCGCTCGAAAAGATCGACGAGGCGATCGCCGCCATCCGCAGTGGCGACGCCGGCAAGGTGATCCTCGACATCGGATAA
- the fdhF gene encoding formate dehydrogenase subunit alpha has product MTLPSASMITLTVDGRPVHVAEDTTILEAARSLGIEIPTLCWYPTLPVVGSCRICLVSVEGAPKLVAACATAAQSGMVVGTETPAAVANRRSVLDLLLQRYPTDRLIGDGEHPNEFERLVRRYGVRPRPQREHALGLRHGDERPGDPMIRHDMSTCILCTRCVRACADIQVVGVLDVAQRGEHAEIVVGGDGDPDHAACTWCGECVRVCPTGAIHEVLPAEKFTARQIAEPDRVVRSVCPYCGVGCQVDLHVADEQVVRVTSPWIEEDTPNLGSTCVKGRFGYDFPQHRDRLTAPLIRRGWTKRGDRWVWEGAASGVRRRGPWLTIEAEGARAKARPPVRSVGKSLGEIARAPRGAEDVRDRVATPADWYEPFREATWDEALELAAQELVRLHRERGPEALAVFCSAKCTNEENYVLQRIFRGRFGTNNVDHCTRLCHSSSVAAMQRALSTSAASGSMREVEHEADVIFVAGANVTEAHPVFGAALKRAQRRGATLIVAEPRGIELARRADIHLQLLPGTDVVLFNAMLRHIVASGLHDRDFIGRRTHGFEAVSAAVQPYTLERAEAITGVKAADIARAAEAYARGPRTSTLWAMGLTQHSTGTDIVTALLNLILATGMIGRWGAAMIPIRGQNNVQGASDVGGIPMSYTDYQPVNDPAVRHRFAAAWGVGDEALSLTPGLKVTEIVGAESPVAGMYIFGENPVISDPNVAHAEDWFLGLEFLAVQDLFLTETARFADVVLPGTSFAEKEGTFVNTERRIQRVRRACTPPGRARADLDILLELSERVGFRTPFRDAESVMREIASVTPSWAGVTYGRLDMAGLQYPVPDAASPGTDYLFGDRFPTADGRGTMVAVEYLPPAELPDDEYPFVMNTGRQLYHWHTGTMTRRSKGLDSREPVPTIELNPADAAALGVRDGQEVRVTSRRSSMVIAARLSDRVRPRQVFVPFHFREAAANLLTNTVLDPYAKIPEFKVTAVRVEPRD; this is encoded by the coding sequence GTGACCCTTCCAAGCGCGTCGATGATCACGCTGACGGTGGATGGCCGGCCGGTGCACGTGGCCGAAGACACGACGATCCTCGAGGCCGCGCGGTCCCTCGGCATCGAGATCCCGACGCTGTGCTGGTACCCGACGCTGCCGGTCGTCGGCTCGTGCCGGATCTGCCTGGTGAGCGTCGAAGGCGCGCCCAAGCTCGTCGCCGCGTGCGCCACCGCCGCCCAGAGCGGCATGGTGGTCGGCACGGAGACGCCGGCCGCCGTCGCCAACCGCCGCAGCGTGCTCGACCTCCTGCTCCAGCGCTACCCCACCGACCGCCTGATCGGCGACGGCGAGCACCCGAACGAGTTCGAGCGGCTGGTCCGCCGCTACGGCGTGCGCCCGCGGCCACAGCGCGAGCACGCCCTCGGCCTCCGGCACGGCGACGAGCGCCCCGGCGACCCGATGATCCGGCACGACATGAGCACCTGCATCCTGTGCACGCGCTGCGTCCGGGCGTGCGCCGACATCCAGGTGGTGGGCGTGCTGGACGTGGCGCAGCGCGGCGAGCACGCCGAGATCGTCGTGGGCGGCGACGGCGATCCCGACCACGCGGCCTGCACCTGGTGCGGCGAGTGCGTGCGGGTCTGCCCCACCGGGGCGATCCACGAGGTGCTGCCGGCCGAGAAGTTCACGGCCCGCCAGATCGCGGAGCCGGACCGGGTCGTCCGGTCGGTCTGCCCCTACTGTGGCGTCGGGTGCCAGGTGGACCTCCACGTGGCCGACGAGCAGGTGGTCCGGGTCACCAGCCCGTGGATCGAGGAGGACACCCCCAACCTCGGCTCCACCTGCGTGAAGGGCCGGTTCGGCTACGACTTCCCCCAGCACCGCGACCGCCTCACCGCGCCGCTGATCCGCCGCGGCTGGACGAAGCGCGGGGACCGGTGGGTGTGGGAGGGCGCCGCGTCGGGCGTGCGCCGCCGGGGCCCGTGGCTCACGATCGAGGCCGAGGGTGCTCGCGCCAAGGCCCGGCCGCCGGTGCGCTCGGTCGGCAAGTCGCTCGGCGAGATCGCCCGCGCCCCGCGGGGCGCGGAGGACGTGCGCGACCGGGTGGCGACCCCGGCCGACTGGTACGAGCCGTTCCGCGAGGCGACCTGGGACGAGGCCCTGGAGCTGGCCGCCCAGGAGCTGGTGCGGCTCCACCGCGAGCGCGGCCCCGAGGCGCTGGCCGTCTTCTGCTCGGCCAAGTGCACCAACGAGGAGAACTACGTCCTGCAGCGGATCTTCCGCGGCCGGTTCGGCACCAACAACGTGGACCACTGCACCCGGCTGTGCCACTCGTCGTCGGTGGCGGCGATGCAGCGCGCGCTCAGCACGTCCGCCGCCTCGGGCTCGATGCGCGAGGTGGAGCACGAGGCCGACGTCATCTTCGTCGCCGGCGCCAACGTGACCGAGGCGCACCCCGTCTTCGGCGCCGCCCTGAAGCGCGCCCAGCGGCGCGGCGCCACGCTCATCGTGGCCGAGCCCCGCGGGATCGAGCTGGCGCGCCGGGCGGACATCCACCTGCAGCTCCTGCCGGGCACCGACGTGGTGCTCTTCAACGCGATGCTGCGCCACATCGTGGCGAGCGGGCTCCACGACCGGGACTTCATCGGCCGGCGCACCCACGGCTTCGAGGCGGTCTCGGCCGCGGTGCAGCCCTACACGCTGGAGCGGGCGGAGGCCATCACCGGGGTGAAGGCCGCGGACATCGCGCGGGCGGCCGAGGCGTACGCGCGGGGGCCGCGGACCTCGACCCTGTGGGCGATGGGCCTCACCCAGCACTCGACCGGGACCGACATCGTCACCGCCCTCCTCAACCTCATCCTCGCCACCGGGATGATCGGGCGGTGGGGCGCCGCGATGATCCCGATCCGCGGCCAGAACAACGTGCAGGGCGCGTCCGACGTCGGCGGGATCCCGATGTCGTACACCGACTACCAGCCGGTCAACGACCCCGCGGTCCGCCACCGGTTCGCCGCCGCCTGGGGCGTCGGGGACGAGGCGCTGTCCCTCACGCCGGGCCTCAAGGTCACGGAGATCGTCGGCGCCGAGTCGCCGGTGGCGGGCATGTACATCTTCGGGGAGAACCCCGTCATCTCCGACCCCAACGTCGCCCACGCGGAGGACTGGTTCCTCGGGCTCGAGTTCCTGGCCGTCCAGGACCTGTTCCTCACCGAGACGGCCCGCTTCGCCGACGTGGTGCTGCCCGGCACCTCGTTCGCCGAGAAGGAGGGGACCTTCGTCAACACCGAGCGCCGCATCCAGCGGGTGCGCAGGGCGTGCACGCCGCCCGGTCGGGCCCGCGCCGATCTCGACATCCTGCTCGAGCTGTCGGAGCGGGTGGGGTTCCGGACGCCGTTCCGGGACGCCGAGAGCGTGATGCGGGAGATCGCGTCGGTCACGCCGTCGTGGGCCGGCGTGACCTATGGACGCCTCGACATGGCCGGCCTCCAGTACCCGGTCCCCGACGCCGCGAGTCCGGGCACCGACTATCTGTTCGGCGACCGGTTCCCCACCGCCGACGGGCGCGGGACGATGGTCGCCGTGGAATACCTGCCGCCCGCCGAGCTGCCGGACGACGAGTACCCGTTCGTCATGAATACCGGGCGGCAGCTCTACCACTGGCACACCGGGACGATGACGCGCCGCTCCAAGGGGCTCGACTCGCGCGAGCCGGTGCCGACCATCGAGCTGAATCCGGCCGACGCCGCCGCCCTCGGCGTCCGCGACGGCCAGGAAGTGCGCGTGACCTCGCGGCGCAGCTCGATGGTGATCGCCGCGCGCCTCTCGGACCGGGTGCGGCCCCGGCAGGTGTTCGTGCCGTTCCACTTCCGCGAGGCGGCCGCCAACCTGCTCACCAACACCGTGCTCGACCCCTATGCCAAGATCCCGGAGTTCAAGGTGACCGCCGTGCGGGTCGAGCCGCGGGACTAG
- a CDS encoding DNA-3-methyladenine glycosylase: MSARPLPPTFYARDTATVARALLGQLLVSSVGGRRCLARIVETEAYVGPHDPACHAAGWRRTPRNEVLYGSPGLAYVYFTYGMHWCVNVVTEREGYPAAVLLRAVEPLRGLAAMRLRRGPVPDLALASGPARLTQALGIDRSLNGHRLSARPLWIAAGPPVPPRRVAAGPRVGIRVATDWKLRFWIRDNPFVSPAR; this comes from the coding sequence GTGAGCGCGCGGCCCCTCCCGCCGACGTTCTACGCGCGGGACACCGCGACCGTCGCGCGGGCGCTGCTGGGGCAGCTGCTGGTCTCCTCGGTCGGAGGCCGGCGCTGCCTCGCGCGCATCGTGGAGACCGAGGCCTACGTCGGGCCCCACGATCCGGCGTGCCACGCCGCCGGCTGGCGGCGGACGCCGCGCAACGAGGTGCTGTACGGGTCGCCGGGCCTGGCCTACGTCTACTTCACCTACGGCATGCACTGGTGCGTGAACGTCGTGACCGAGCGGGAGGGCTACCCGGCGGCGGTCCTGCTGCGTGCCGTCGAGCCGCTGCGCGGCCTGGCCGCCATGCGGCTGCGCCGCGGCCCCGTGCCCGACCTGGCGCTCGCCTCGGGGCCGGCGCGGCTCACCCAGGCGCTCGGCATCGACCGCAGCCTGAACGGCCACCGCCTCTCGGCGCGGCCGCTGTGGATCGCCGCCGGCCCGCCGGTGCCGCCGCGCCGAGTGGCCGCGGGTCCGCGCGTCGGCATCCGCGTGGCGACGGACTGGAAGCTCCGCTTCTGGATCCGCGACAACCCGTTCGTGAGTCCTGCCCGGTAG
- a CDS encoding SDR family oxidoreductase, translating into MDLGLRDRAALVCGSSAGLGRAVAQRLAAEGTRVAVNGRDAAKAEGAAAGIRADTGGEAVAFAADVSDPRAAETLVRAVAARFGRLDVLVCNAGGPPATTFAEAPPDAWQRALDLNLMSTVHLCRAAVPLMAQRHWGRIVCMTSFAARQPMPNLILSTTARAAVFGFAKSLADEVAGHGILVTTVLPGWFRTDRVTDLAADRARREGSTPEAILSRQVAAIPVGRMGDPDELASAVAFLASERASYITGAVLAVDGGYLRSIV; encoded by the coding sequence GTGGACCTCGGCCTCAGGGACCGGGCGGCCCTGGTGTGCGGCTCGTCGGCGGGCCTGGGACGCGCGGTCGCGCAGCGGCTGGCGGCCGAGGGCACGCGGGTCGCCGTGAACGGCCGCGACGCCGCGAAGGCCGAGGGCGCGGCCGCGGGCATCCGGGCAGACACGGGCGGGGAGGCGGTCGCGTTCGCCGCCGACGTGAGCGACCCCCGGGCCGCGGAGACCCTGGTCCGCGCCGTCGCCGCGCGGTTCGGCCGGCTCGACGTCCTGGTGTGCAACGCGGGTGGCCCGCCGGCCACGACCTTCGCCGAGGCCCCGCCCGACGCCTGGCAACGCGCGCTCGACCTCAACCTCATGTCCACGGTGCACCTGTGCCGCGCCGCCGTGCCGCTGATGGCGCAGCGACACTGGGGCCGGATCGTCTGCATGACGTCGTTCGCCGCCCGCCAGCCGATGCCGAACCTCATCCTGTCCACCACGGCTCGGGCCGCCGTGTTCGGCTTCGCCAAGTCCCTCGCCGACGAGGTGGCGGGCCACGGCATTCTGGTCACGACCGTCCTTCCCGGCTGGTTCCGCACCGATCGGGTCACCGATCTCGCGGCCGACCGGGCCCGGCGCGAAGGCTCCACCCCCGAAGCGATCCTGAGCCGGCAGGTCGCCGCCATCCCCGTGGGTCGGATGGGCGACCCGGACGAGCTCGCATCCGCCGTCGCGTTTCTCGCTTCGGAGCGCGCGTCCTATATTACCGGCGCAGTTCTTGCCGTGGACGGTGGCTACCTCCGCAGTATTGTCTAA
- a CDS encoding glycine C-acetyltransferase, producing the protein MTGSAFTARLQAELDEFKRTGVYKRLNHLDAPQGARTVMEGRGDVVILSSNNYLGLCNHPEVVAAGKAGLDRYGAGTGSVRFICGTFTVHRELEAALADLVGLEAALSYVSCWNANEGLCATILGENDAVISDQLNHASIIDSVRLARQITKCQSLVYRHSDMADLREKLEAARGARTRLIFTDGVFSMEGDVAKLADICELARRYDAVVAVDDSHATGVLGATGRGTAEAAGLPGQVDVITSTLGKALGGAAGGFTASSAALCDYLTQRSRPQLFSNALPPTVAASALAAVRVLRAHPELVTRLHENARWFRGALREAGFQPLEGETPIIPVILGETALAIRMSDALLEEGVFVTGFGYPVVPQGQARVRCQVSAAHTREHLEQALAAFKKVGRQLGVVR; encoded by the coding sequence ATGACCGGATCCGCCTTCACCGCCCGCCTCCAGGCGGAGCTCGACGAGTTCAAGCGCACCGGGGTCTACAAGCGCCTCAACCACCTCGACGCGCCGCAGGGCGCGCGCACGGTGATGGAGGGACGCGGCGACGTCGTGATCCTCTCGTCCAACAACTACCTCGGGCTGTGCAACCATCCCGAGGTGGTCGCCGCGGGCAAGGCGGGGCTCGATCGCTACGGCGCCGGCACCGGGTCGGTGCGGTTCATCTGCGGGACCTTCACCGTCCACCGCGAGCTGGAGGCGGCGCTGGCCGATCTGGTGGGCCTCGAGGCCGCGCTCAGCTACGTGTCGTGCTGGAACGCGAACGAAGGCCTCTGCGCCACCATCCTCGGCGAGAACGACGCGGTCATCTCCGACCAGCTCAACCACGCCTCCATCATTGATTCGGTGCGTCTCGCCCGCCAGATCACCAAGTGCCAGTCGCTGGTCTACCGGCACTCGGACATGGCGGATCTCCGGGAGAAGCTCGAGGCGGCCAGGGGCGCGCGCACCCGGCTGATCTTCACCGACGGCGTGTTCTCGATGGAAGGCGACGTGGCGAAGCTCGCCGACATCTGCGAGCTGGCGCGCCGCTACGACGCGGTGGTGGCCGTGGACGACTCGCACGCGACCGGGGTGCTGGGGGCGACGGGACGCGGCACGGCGGAGGCGGCCGGCCTGCCGGGGCAGGTGGACGTGATCACCAGCACGCTCGGCAAGGCGCTGGGGGGAGCGGCCGGAGGGTTCACCGCCTCCTCGGCGGCGCTGTGCGACTACCTCACCCAGCGCTCACGGCCGCAGCTGTTCTCCAACGCGCTGCCGCCCACGGTCGCGGCCAGCGCGCTGGCCGCGGTGCGCGTGCTGCGCGCGCATCCGGAGCTGGTGACGCGCCTGCACGAGAATGCGCGCTGGTTCCGCGGGGCGCTGCGCGAGGCGGGTTTCCAGCCGCTCGAAGGCGAGACGCCGATCATCCCGGTGATTCTCGGCGAGACGGCGCTCGCCATCCGGATGAGCGACGCGCTGCTGGAGGAGGGCGTGTTCGTCACCGGGTTCGGCTACCCGGTCGTGCCCCAGGGCCAGGCGCGGGTGCGCTGCCAGGTGTCCGCGGCCCATACGCGGGAGCACCTGGAACAGGCGCTGGCGGCGTTCAAGAAGGTCGGCCGGCAGCTGGGCGTCGTCCGGTAG